One part of the Sus scrofa isolate TJ Tabasco breed Duroc chromosome 8, Sscrofa11.1, whole genome shotgun sequence genome encodes these proteins:
- the PSAPL1 gene encoding proactivator polypeptide-like 1: protein MFCALLLLPGVLGTALAGPISGPEECAKGSVVWCRDLQVATRCGAVGHCRSTVWSQPTAKTLPCDVCLDVTAAASNGLNPEATETDILALVMKTCEWLPRQGSSARCQGMAEAHGSAILSMLHGDPGSAPAQVCVALTLCQPLQRNLAAPGPLSKEDTSKGEAPFMTNGPLSFHPVRTATSLVCQDCVRLVTQLQDAVGPSLSSLAEVTTQEQCESLEPSLASLCKNYLRQFFAPIKQTLRFVPPHEVCKKGGFCEELEGRGRLAHVASVDRVPSLELASPRQEKELQMEAGVICDVCLQVVQKLGHWLESNSTQAIIIHALDRLCSALPAPLVRECVTLVDAYSPTLLELLTRVTPKKLCTAIWPCSRRRWARDVPEPPATLLPPLLDKERHGAFCNGCRRLLDLSARNLEQRSTRQVLLRTFKGGCSILPLTYMTQCNRFVTEYQPLFIETLRDILDPMTLCTKMGACHRPRTALLGTDQCVMGPSFWCESPETAEMCNAVEHCQRHVWKVSPFHT, encoded by the coding sequence ATGTTCTGTGCACTGCTTCTTCTGCCCGGGGTCCTGGGCACCGCCCTGGCCGGCCCCATCTCTGGCCCCGAGGAGTGTGCCAAGGGCTCAGTGGTGTGGTGTCGGGACCTGCAGGTGGCGACAAGGTGCGGGGCCGTGGGGCATTGCCGCAGCACTGTCTGGAGCCAGCCCACCGCCAAGACCTTGCCCTGCGATGTGTGCCTGGACGTGACGGCTGCCGCCAGCAATGGGCTGAACCCTGAGGCCACAGAGACGGACATCCTGGCTTTGGTGATGAAGACCTGTGAGTGGCTTCCCAGACAGGGGTCTTCGGCCAGATGCCAGGGGATGGCAGAGGCCCACGGCTCAGCCATCCTGAGCATGCTCCACGGGGACCCAGGCAGCGCCCCGGCCCAGGTGTGTGTGGCACTCACCCTGTGCCAGCCACTGCAGAGGAACCTGGCTGCCCCGGGGCCGCTTTCCAAGGAGGATACATCCAAGGGAGAGGCCCCATTCATGACCAATGGGCCCCTCAGCTTCCACCCTGTGCGGACTGCTACGAGCTTGGTGTGCCAGGACTGCGTCCGGCTGGTCACTCAGCTCCAGGACGCCGTTGGGCCCAGCCTGTCCTCCCTAGCAGAGGTGACCACACAGGAGCAGTGCGAGTCCCTCGAGCCGAGCCTGGCTTCACTCTGCAAGAACTACCTCCGCCAGTTTTTTGCGCCCATCAAGCAAACACTGAGGTTTGTCCCCCCGCACGAGGTCTGCAAGAAGGGGGGCTTCTGTGAGGAGCTGGAGGGACGGGGCCGCTTGGCTCACGTGGCTTCGGTGGACAGAGTCCCCTCCCTGGAGCTGGCGTCACCGAGGCAAGAGAAGGAGCTCCAGATGGAGGCCGGCGTGATCTGTGACGTGTGCCTGCAAGTGGTCCAGAAGCTGGGCCACTGGCTGGAATCCAACAGCACCCAGGCCATCATCATCCACGCCCTGGACCGCCTGTGCTCGGCCCTGCCCGCTCCCCTGGTCCGAGAGTGTGTCACCCTGGTGGACGCCTACAGCCCGACCTTGCTGGAGCTGCTGACCAGAGTCACCCCAAAAAAGCTGTGCACGGCCATCTGGCCGTGCAGCAGACGGCGGTGGGCCCGGGACGTCCCGGAGCCCCCTGCGACCCTGCTGCCCCCCCTGCTGGACAAGGAGAGGCACGGCGCCTTCTGCAACGGGTGCAGGCGGCTGCTGGACCTGTCTGCCCGCAACCTGGAGCAGAGGAGCACCAGGCAGGTCCTCCTGAGGACGTTCAAGGGCGGCTGCAGCATCCTGCCGCTGACCTACATGACCCAGTGCAACCGCTTCGTGACCGAGTACCAGCCCCTGTTCATCGAGACGCTCAGGGACATACTGGACCCCATGACCCTGTGCACGAAGATGGGCGCCTGCCACAGGCCCAGGACCGCGCTGCTGGGCACCGACCAGTGCGTCATGGGCCCGAGCTTCTGGTGTGAGAGCCCGGAGACGGCTGAGATGTGCAACGCCGTGGAGCACTGCCAGCGCCACGTGTGGAAAGTGTCGCCCTTCCACACCTGA